In a single window of the Bacillus rossius redtenbacheri isolate Brsri chromosome 8, Brsri_v3, whole genome shotgun sequence genome:
- the LOC134535377 gene encoding insulin-like growth factor-binding protein complex acid labile subunit — protein MRDHIPVQALDPQLEVLKISAPPGNPNHLTIGPIFQGFSQLEELRIVRSNVPAIGRHSFWGVPTLRVLDLSHNDVSQALDYNFRGLANLLELRLDDNRVESLPSGTFRHLPELRLLSLARNRIQELVPRLFLMLGKLQELDLSRNRLVELSPEVFKDVQELKVFIARCFRCPGAEGVHFSLFSAVQELKELKVFRCRGCGLSNVNSLIYQLLPDLVHLDLGDNEFKYVDSDEFRNLRRLQVLRLDGNQLPVVLEKTFSGSPVDGHLDLRHVDLARNRLAVVTAQAFANLSTLRQLDLSYNKLDRLDAATFLPMADSLRSLNLSGNTVPLAEVKYFLQQLPRLRDLGLADMGVSQLPADLFGYHEHLKTLNLSGNHFTHLPAQRLSAVPKLYELDLSRNRFRGLDDRLLLRLEAVKRVHLRDNPWVCDLCNVMPLLSRANRSSPSSWLDLRQLRCDSPHHLRSRHLHSLRPAALEWCIAGDQGPGYADGSGRLHDNPRAGFVAAGIAVLLLLLAASALLAWLAYSRHHAARYYTREEARGPEREAIFENPAAVLGDSGDIKYKIVAAGPAADSQHPAPLKKKKKKTVTICTIDSIAKDPELRTLTNGT, from the exons GGCTTCAGCCAGCTGGAGGAGCTGCGCATCGTGCGCTCCAACGTGCCCGCCATCGGCCGCCACTCCTTCTGGGGCGTGCCCACGCTGCGGGTGCTCGACCTGTCGCACAACGACGTCTCGCAG GCGCTCGACTACAACTTCCGCGGCCTGGCGAACCTGCTGGAGCTGCGGCTGGACGACAACCGCGTGGAGTCTCTTCCCTCGGGCACGTTCCGCCACCTGCCGGAGCTGCGGCTGCTGTCGCTGGCGCGCAACAGGATCCAGGAGCTGGTGCCGCGGCTGTTCCTCATGCTGGGCAAGCTGCAGGAGCTGGACCTGAGCCGCAACCGCCTGGTCGAGCTCAGCCCGGAGGTGTTCAAGGACGTGCAG GAGCTGAAGGTGTTCATTGCTCGCTGTTTCCGCTGTCCAGGAGCTGAAGGTGTTCATTTCTCGCTGTTCTCCGCTGTCCAGGAGCTGAAG GAGCTGAAGGTGTTCCGGTGCCGAGGCTGCGGGCTGTCGAACGTCAACTCGCTGATATACCAGCTGCTGCCCGACCTCGTGCACCTCGACCTGGGCGACAACGAGTTCAAGTACGTGGACTCGGACGAGTTCCGGAACCTGCGGCGCCTGCAGGTGCTGCGGCTGGACGGCAACCAGCTGCCCGTGGTGCTGGAGAAGACCTTCAGCGGCTCGCCCGTCGACGGCCACCTGGACCTGCGCCACGTGGACCTGGCGAGGAACCGCCTCGCCGTGGTCACCGCGCAGGCGTTCGCCAACCTCTCGACGCTGCGCCAGCTCGACCTCAGCTACAACAAGCTGGACCGGCTGGACGCCGCCACCTTCCTGCCCATGGCGGACTCGCTGCGCAGCCTCAACCTCAGCGGCAACACGGTCCCTCTGGCGGAGGTCAAGTACTTCCTGCAGCAGCTCCCCAGGCTCAGGGACCTCGGCCTGGCCGACATGGGCGTGTCCCAGCTGCCCGCGGACCTCTTCGGCTACCACGAGCACCTCAAGACGCTCAACCTGTCGGGCAACCACTTCACCCACCTGCCGGCGCAGCGGCTGTCGGCGGTGCCCAAGCTGTACGAGCTGGACCTGTCGAGGAACCGCTTCCGCGGGCTCGACGACCGCCTGCTGCTCCGGCTGGAGGCGGTGAAGCGCGTGCACCTGCGCGACAACCCCTGGGTCTGCGACCTGTGCAACGTGATGCCCTTGCTGAGCCGCGCCAACCGCAGCTCCCCGTCGTCGTGGCTCGACCTGCGCCAATTGCGCTGCGACTCGCCGCACCACCTCAGGAGCAGGCACCTGCACTCGCTGCGGCCGGCGGCGCTCGAGTGGTGCATCGCCGGCGACCAGGGGCCGGGTTACGCCGACGGCTCGGGCCGGCTGCATGACAACCCGCGCGCCGGGTTCGTCGCGGCGGGCATCgccgtgctgctgctgctgctggcggcGTCGGCGCTGCTGGCGTGGCTCGCCTACTCGCGGCACCACGCCGCCAGGTACTACACGCGCGAGGAGGCGCGCGGGCCCGAGCGAGAGGCCATCTTCGAGAACCCCGCCGCCGTGCTGGGCGACAGCGGCGACATCAAGTACAAGATCGTGGCCGCGGGGCCGGCGGCGGACTCCCAGCACCCGGCGCCgctcaagaagaagaagaagaagaccgTCACCATCTGCACCATCGACAGCATCGCCAAGGACCCGGAGCTGCGCACCTTGACGAACGGCACCTGA